From one Halosimplex rubrum genomic stretch:
- a CDS encoding DUF7282 domain-containing protein, which translates to MVAARSPSRRGVVATLFAALTVLAVTAGGTAATGSHVAIEEDAVEQAHGDVAEFTVSVPRGESATLVVGNGSDRHRLTLTDRIADGEVSVSANTHLAGPNATASEVYAADGRDTVTAVSNGTAALGPGTHRVAVYANETDEEPADTATLRLTDPGPVNASVLVAPGEAADRLDSLSAVERGREGGWVTPADRVAETDTVVLALTVPGIAGAVANETGITTEMRFRSFLDRPNVSLTAVQRTHGPERNPQHFLFDGTNVSAVAADPDDDTYYVSARLVDLPYFYADSDRWTDDGDLRTDQPNLYDDVLVPRLTVDGIHRLNPGDLYEGNHTAAFAATWPEATLSRSKDHLLEPGYAAGPNQTVVGYTNVAPGTEVTVSVTGAVGIETPRNATGVVTRERVPMVADYEPPRYVVRASLNLSGVEPGTEIDLALAPADRDRAGEYRFDEHRAPVDSPLAGLSLADDPLANGTVRVANATLPSGGFVVVERADDGVVLASSDRIDPGTHENIAVNVSGQVSGSLRVSLAHDSDGNGRYTREADRSYADGMESVGVTVPDPTSATPTPSSASTSTELPTATSSPTPSSTVADPTVPPTSTVTVHSDPPLTATPTQATGTGSPDGTTASDGPGFGAVAALAAVALAGTLLLARRGRVTDD; encoded by the coding sequence ATGGTTGCCGCTCGTTCGCCCTCTCGTCGCGGAGTCGTTGCGACGCTGTTCGCCGCCCTCACGGTGCTCGCGGTCACCGCCGGCGGTACCGCGGCGACCGGCTCGCACGTCGCCATCGAGGAGGACGCGGTCGAACAGGCCCACGGGGACGTGGCGGAGTTCACGGTGTCTGTCCCGCGAGGGGAGTCGGCCACGCTGGTCGTCGGGAACGGTTCGGACCGCCACCGACTGACGCTCACCGACAGGATCGCGGACGGCGAGGTCTCGGTGTCGGCGAACACCCACCTCGCCGGACCCAACGCAACCGCGAGCGAGGTCTACGCCGCCGACGGTCGGGACACGGTGACGGCCGTCTCGAACGGGACGGCGGCGCTCGGGCCGGGCACCCATCGAGTCGCGGTCTACGCCAACGAGACCGACGAGGAGCCGGCCGACACCGCGACGCTGCGGCTGACGGATCCGGGGCCGGTGAACGCCAGCGTGTTGGTCGCGCCGGGCGAGGCGGCCGACCGCCTCGATTCGCTGTCCGCCGTCGAACGGGGTCGCGAGGGCGGCTGGGTGACCCCGGCCGACCGGGTCGCCGAGACCGACACGGTCGTGCTCGCGCTGACGGTCCCGGGCATCGCCGGCGCGGTGGCGAACGAGACGGGCATCACCACCGAGATGCGGTTCCGGAGCTTCCTCGACCGGCCGAACGTCTCACTGACGGCCGTCCAGCGCACGCACGGCCCCGAGCGCAACCCCCAGCACTTCCTGTTCGACGGGACGAACGTGAGCGCGGTCGCCGCCGACCCCGACGACGACACCTACTACGTGTCGGCGCGACTGGTCGACCTGCCGTACTTCTACGCGGACTCGGACCGGTGGACCGACGACGGGGACCTGCGGACCGACCAGCCGAACCTCTACGACGACGTGCTGGTCCCCCGGTTGACGGTCGACGGGATCCACCGCCTCAACCCCGGGGACCTCTACGAGGGGAACCACACGGCCGCGTTCGCCGCCACCTGGCCGGAGGCGACGCTCTCCCGGTCGAAGGATCACCTGCTCGAACCCGGCTACGCCGCGGGACCGAACCAGACCGTCGTCGGCTACACGAACGTCGCGCCCGGGACCGAAGTGACCGTCAGCGTCACCGGCGCCGTGGGCATCGAGACCCCCCGGAACGCCACCGGCGTCGTGACCCGCGAGCGCGTTCCGATGGTCGCCGACTACGAGCCACCGCGGTACGTCGTCCGCGCGTCGCTAAACCTCAGCGGCGTCGAACCCGGTACGGAGATCGACCTCGCGCTGGCGCCGGCCGACCGCGACCGCGCCGGCGAGTACCGGTTCGACGAGCACCGCGCGCCGGTCGACTCCCCGCTCGCCGGCCTGTCGCTGGCCGACGACCCCCTGGCCAACGGGACGGTCCGCGTCGCCAACGCGACCCTCCCGAGCGGCGGGTTCGTGGTCGTCGAGCGGGCCGACGACGGCGTCGTCCTTGCCAGCAGCGACCGCATCGATCCGGGAACTCACGAGAATATCGCCGTGAACGTGAGCGGACAGGTCTCGGGGTCGCTCCGTGTCTCGCTCGCCCACGACTCCGACGGGAACGGTCGCTACACCCGCGAGGCCGACCGATCCTACGCCGACGGGATGGAGTCCGTCGGCGTCACCGTCCCCGACCCGACGAGTGCGACGCCCACACCGAGTTCGGCGTCCACGTCGACCGAGCTACCGACGGCCACCTCCTCGCCCACCCCGTCGTCGACGGTGGCGGACCCCACCGTGCCGCCGACGTCGACGGTCACCGTTCACTCCGATCCACCGCTCACGGCCACACCCACGCAGGCGACCGGCACGGGTAGCCCCGACGGGACGACCGCGAGCGACGGCCCTGGGTTCGGCGCGGTCGCGGCGCTGGCCGCCGTCGCCCTCGCTGGAACGTTGCTCCTCGCCCGCCGAGGGAGAGTGACCGATGACTGA
- the ftsZ gene encoding cell division protein FtsZ, whose product MDSIIDDAIDEAEAEREETAQQDVQGGQDAAGSTGTDEMSTSGQMSDEELADVVKDLETKITVVGCGGAGGNTVTRMMEEGIHGAKLVAANTDAQHLADEVKADTKILIGRKRTGGRGAGSVPKIGEEAAQENIEDIQQSIDGSDMVFVTAGLGGGTGTGSAPVVAQAAQDQGALTISIVTIPFTAEGERRRANADAGLERLRAVSDTVIVVPNDRLLDYAPSMPLQDAFKICDRVLMRSVKGMTELITKPGLVNVDFADVRTIMENGGVAMIGLGESDSENKAQDSIRSALRSPLLDVEFDGANSALVNVVGGPDMSIEEAEGVVEEIYDRIDPDARIIWGASVNQQFEGKMETMIVVTGVESPQIYGKSEAEQERAAKELGDDIDYVE is encoded by the coding sequence ATGGACTCTATAATCGATGACGCGATCGACGAGGCCGAGGCCGAGCGGGAGGAGACGGCCCAGCAGGACGTACAGGGGGGACAGGACGCGGCGGGGTCGACGGGGACAGACGAGATGTCCACCTCGGGGCAGATGTCCGACGAGGAACTGGCCGACGTCGTCAAAGACCTGGAGACGAAGATCACCGTCGTCGGCTGCGGGGGCGCCGGCGGCAACACCGTCACGCGGATGATGGAAGAGGGGATCCACGGGGCGAAGCTCGTCGCCGCCAACACGGACGCCCAGCACCTCGCCGACGAGGTGAAAGCCGACACGAAGATCCTCATCGGGCGCAAGCGCACCGGCGGCCGCGGCGCCGGGTCGGTCCCGAAGATCGGCGAGGAGGCCGCCCAGGAGAACATCGAGGACATCCAGCAGTCCATCGACGGCTCGGACATGGTGTTCGTCACCGCCGGCCTCGGCGGCGGGACCGGCACCGGTTCGGCCCCCGTGGTCGCCCAGGCCGCCCAGGACCAGGGCGCGCTGACCATCTCGATCGTCACCATCCCCTTCACCGCGGAGGGCGAGCGCCGGCGGGCCAACGCCGACGCCGGCCTCGAACGCCTGCGTGCGGTCTCGGACACCGTCATCGTCGTCCCGAACGACCGCCTGCTCGACTACGCGCCGTCGATGCCCCTGCAGGACGCGTTCAAGATCTGCGACCGCGTCCTGATGCGCTCGGTCAAGGGCATGACCGAACTGATCACCAAGCCCGGCCTCGTCAACGTCGACTTCGCCGACGTTCGGACCATCATGGAGAACGGCGGCGTCGCCATGATCGGTCTCGGCGAGTCCGACAGCGAGAACAAGGCCCAGGACTCCATCCGCTCGGCGCTTCGCTCGCCGCTGCTGGACGTGGAGTTCGACGGCGCCAACTCCGCACTCGTCAACGTCGTCGGCGGCCCCGACATGTCCATCGAGGAGGCCGAGGGCGTCGTCGAGGAGATCTACGACCGCATCGATCCCGACGCCCGCATCATCTGGGGCGCCAGCGTCAACCAGCAGTTCGAGGGCAAGATGGAGACGATGATCGTGGTGACGGGCGTCGAGAGCCCCCAGATCTACGGCAAGAGCGAGGCGGAGCAGGAACGGGCTGCCAAGGAACTCGGCGACGACATCGACTACGTCGAGTAA